In the genome of Anabaena cylindrica PCC 7122, the window TGTCCATCTTCTGTATATCTAAAAAACTCAGCACAGTTAATATCTAATGGTGAAACCATTAACTTTTTATCATACCATTTATCTTTTTTCTTACCACAATGTAAAGGTTCTTTGGGTACAGTATCTTTTTGGCATGATGCAAGTAAATTTGTGTAATCTAAAGATAATTGACCATAGCCTCCTCTTGGTTGTAAATGTTCAATATGACTATTGTCAATATTAATCAACCTTCCACAGTAACAGCAAATATGACCTTGTTCTTGTAATAAGGAATTATGTACATCAGTTTTCTGTGGTTTACTGAAGTTACCCCAGGTTGGTTTCCAGTCGTCGTTTTCTAGTTTTTTCCAAGCAGTAAAACTTTTTGGTTCCTCATTTTTATTGATATATTTCACCGTTTTAAAATCTCTTTTCTTTTAATAGATACACGCGCTTTTACTAATTCTGGCTCATCTTCTCCGATGATATCAGCAATTTGTTGAGATAATTGCCTAGCACCATCCAGATTTCCTTTTTCAATTAATTGAAATAAATAATGTAGACTATCTTGAAGTTCTTTTTGACGTTTGAAATCATCCATTACGTCTTCTAGAATTTGATTACTATCTCTACCATAAGAACTTTGAGGATGCACAGCAATAATACCATTAT includes:
- a CDS encoding retron system putative HNH endonuclease — encoded protein: MKYINKNEEPKSFTAWKKLENDDWKPTWGNFSKPQKTDVHNSLLQEQGHICCYCGRLINIDNSHIEHLQPRGGYGQLSLDYTNLLASCQKDTVPKEPLHCGKKKDKWYDKKLMVSPLDINCAEFFRYTEDGQILSTENPDKALAAQTTINKLDLNIDKLKKMRVGAIEAILEGLEDLTDDEREILLQRFSQSDGNGQNQEFCAAIVYILKQYI